One genomic window of Bradyrhizobium sp. B124 includes the following:
- a CDS encoding type VI secretion protein → MRTLLFAAVAAGLLAQGALAAEPACHKIEGTVGRLACYDAAFPPTVKKPPAIDSNAPRSEYKDPLIAEDARVAAKLKNICRGC, encoded by the coding sequence ATGAGAACGCTGCTATTCGCCGCGGTTGCGGCCGGCCTGCTTGCACAAGGCGCGCTCGCCGCAGAACCGGCCTGCCACAAGATCGAAGGCACGGTCGGTCGTCTCGCCTGCTACGATGCCGCGTTCCCTCCGACGGTCAAGAAGCCTCCGGCCATCGATAGCAACGCGCCGCGATCCGAATACAAGGACCCGTTGATCGCGGAAGATGCCCGCGTTGCGGCGAAGCTGAAGAATATCTGCCGCGGCTGCTGA